In the Bacillus shivajii genome, one interval contains:
- a CDS encoding MTH1187 family thiamine-binding protein, whose translation MVRGLSFQKGIIFIGKRYMACTYEEKGALTTSVKRLNTSAFLSIGKLVFFSMPKWFHFFLLTWVLAITIPIMLEYFDIASVKGLPPFTILYFFFGTHFWFPRQLRKYHGAEHKVFSYKGVVSTTNKGDIQKAEITNRYCSTNGVLLFFLLVPLITFLIVIVSNIHLQLAFEYGTYASVFVWPAATYWLNRMRETKIKRMILTMSYWLQKHLTTLEPDEHHMRTAIRSYRRLAFKEFPHKVRISKNRKEKRNMAIADITVIPLGGETASVSPVVAEIHRILKESKKDIKIELTPMSTIIEGDIDVLFEVIREVHEVPFKLGCKRVATNVRFDDRRDKPSSMEKKVDAVNRKLTHQETE comes from the coding sequence TTGGTCAGAGGACTATCATTTCAAAAAGGGATAATCTTTATCGGAAAACGTTATATGGCTTGTACATATGAAGAAAAAGGTGCTTTAACAACAAGCGTGAAACGCCTGAATACATCAGCCTTTCTTTCGATAGGAAAGTTAGTATTCTTTTCAATGCCAAAGTGGTTTCACTTTTTTTTATTAACTTGGGTTCTAGCCATCACTATCCCGATCATGTTGGAGTACTTTGATATAGCATCGGTAAAAGGTTTACCTCCGTTTACGATCCTTTATTTTTTCTTCGGAACACACTTTTGGTTTCCTCGTCAATTAAGAAAATACCATGGGGCAGAACATAAAGTATTTAGTTATAAAGGGGTCGTCTCAACAACCAATAAGGGTGATATTCAAAAGGCAGAAATTACGAACAGGTATTGTTCCACAAATGGTGTGTTATTATTTTTCTTATTAGTGCCATTAATAACTTTTCTTATTGTTATCGTATCGAATATACATTTACAATTAGCGTTTGAATATGGTACATATGCATCTGTATTTGTATGGCCTGCAGCTACTTATTGGCTAAATCGCATGAGAGAAACGAAAATAAAAAGAATGATTTTAACGATGTCTTATTGGTTGCAAAAACATCTAACAACACTAGAACCTGATGAGCACCATATGCGAACAGCGATTCGTTCCTATCGTCGTTTAGCATTTAAAGAGTTTCCTCACAAAGTAAGAATTTCGAAAAATAGAAAGGAGAAACGCAACATGGCAATAGCTGATATTACTGTAATTCCGTTAGGAGGAGAGACAGCAAGTGTATCTCCAGTCGTTGCAGAAATTCACCGAATCTTAAAGGAAAGCAAGAAAGATATAAAAATAGAATTAACACCAATGAGTACCATTATTGAAGGGGACATTGATGTATTGTTTGAGGTGATCCGTGAAGTGCATGAAGTCCCATTTAAATTAGGATGTAAGAGGGTTGCGACGAATGTGCGTTTTGATGACCGAAGGGATAAGCCTTCCTCAATGGAAAAGAAAGTAGATGCTGTGAATCGAAAGTTAACGCATCAAGAGACAGAATAA
- a CDS encoding MBL fold metallo-hydrolase — translation MEWKQVPLGPLQTNSYVIYNDQKKALIVDPGGDGDSFVQWLENENMQPQAILLTHAHFDHIGGVEEVRNAFNVPVYVHKNEENWLTDASLNGSGLFPGIEPISANKADEIITKEGPLEVGDFNCQVYETPGHSPGSVSYYFPEDGVIFSGDVIFRGGVGRTDLPGGDENILMDTIHHKMLSLPDETSVANGHGPVTTIGTEKETNPFINGFGW, via the coding sequence ATGGAATGGAAACAAGTTCCCTTAGGTCCATTACAAACGAATAGCTATGTCATTTATAACGATCAGAAAAAAGCGTTAATTGTCGATCCCGGTGGTGATGGTGATTCGTTCGTACAATGGCTTGAAAATGAGAACATGCAACCGCAGGCGATCTTATTAACTCATGCGCACTTTGATCATATTGGTGGAGTAGAGGAAGTAAGGAATGCGTTTAACGTTCCTGTTTATGTACATAAAAATGAAGAAAATTGGCTCACAGATGCTAGCCTTAATGGTTCGGGGTTATTCCCTGGCATTGAACCTATTTCAGCAAATAAAGCAGATGAGATCATAACAAAGGAAGGTCCACTAGAAGTTGGTGATTTCAACTGTCAAGTTTATGAAACACCTGGTCATTCTCCTGGAAGTGTCTCGTATTATTTTCCTGAAGATGGAGTGATCTTTTCTGGTGATGTGATTTTTAGAGGAGGAGTTGGACGAACGGATTTACCAGGTGGTGATGAGAATATCCTTATGGATACGATTCATCATAAAATGCTATCTCTTCCGGATGAGACATCTGTTGCTAATGGTCACGGACCCGTTACAACAATAGGAACGGAAAAAGAAACGAACCCTTTTATTAATGGATTTGGTTGGTAA
- a CDS encoding DUF2759 domain-containing protein, translating into MELGIITLLITILSAIGLVKELKRKNFFAVGFAAVTIAVFGWFSVMTLYSIIFTGGGGTVA; encoded by the coding sequence ATGGAGTTAGGAATTATTACACTTCTAATCACCATTCTTTCTGCCATTGGTTTAGTTAAAGAACTAAAGCGCAAAAATTTCTTTGCTGTAGGATTTGCTGCTGTTACCATTGCGGTATTTGGATGGTTCTCAGTGATGACACTTTACTCAATTATCTTCACTGGAGGCGGCGGTACAGTTGCTTAG